The genomic region TGGGCTGGAGTTTGGCTCCCCGAAACGCGCCCTCTTCCACGGCGGCCCGAATGCGTTCGGAGATCAACACCGCCATGCCCCATCCCCCACCGATATCGGACTTCGGCTTGATCTTCGCGGCGTCTTTGCTCAGCAGGCCACTCGGCAGTCGTTCATCAAACCCAAACGTCCGCGTAAAATATGGCGACAGATACCGGCATTGCTCCAGGTCGCGTTTGCTGTAAGATCGCTCGATCCTCATCAAAAAGTCATGCTTACCCGGCATCGTCCCAGGGTCGGGCGTGCAGTCGTAGCGCCGCAGCAGATCGAAGATCTGGGTGTTCCGTTCATCTTCCTGCGGCATTTGACTGTCGAAGACCTGCACCCCATGCGCGTTGGTCCGCGCTCCTTCGGGATAAATCGCGGCAATCTCCTCAAACAGAGCGCCGCCGACTTCATCAAAACTCCCAAAGTGAATCGTGACGATGGTTTTCATATTGGGTTATGGATTCTTCCGGGGAATTAATCATGAAACTCCTGCCTCAGTAGGGATCTCGTACACCTGCTTCAGATAAGGAGAGATCAGTAAATTGATTGCGGATGCAATGAGCAGCATGGGGATTTGGACGTGAAGAAAGTCCATCCGCTAGCGGACATATCAAACGAGATCGCCAGGATGAGGAAGAATGGGAATTGCGCAAGCCCATACGCACTTTTGGTGTTCATTGTCTCTCGCTATCCTGCATTTCTGTTTATGATACCATGGGCGCCCAGCGCATCCAGAGTATGCACGCCAGAAAACGTCTGGTCCTGGTGTAAGGATGCGGCGGGATGAAGGCAAGGACATGTTAACGAAAGTGCGTTTTCGTTAACATGTTCTTTCTCGTCCGATCCAAGGAGCCAAAAAAGATCAGGTGGCATTCTTGGGGCGAATCCAGGTATAAATTCTATGGATCTTACAGCCGACGCAGGCTGAAGGATACAAATTCCCGCAAGTCGCGCAACAAACGCCGGATGTAGAGACGCAATGACCGTTCCAAGCTCCGAGGATGAAGAGGATGGACTGGACGCCGCCAAGCGCGCGCTTGCCGAAAGCGAGCGGCGGTACCAGACGCTGTTTGAGACGATGGCGCAGGGCGTCGTCTACCAGGACAAAAATGGGCGCATTATTTCCGCCAACCCGGCGGCCGAACGGATGCTGGGAATGACGCTGGAGGTCATGCAGGGCCGCACGGCGACCGATCCCCGATGGCGCGCCGTCCGCGAAGACGGTTCACCATTTCCCGACGACGAGCGTCCCTCCGTCCGGGCGCTGCGAACGGGCAAGCCGGCGCTGGGCGTCATCACCGGCTTCTATCACCCCGAACTTAACGAGACGCGCTGGCTGCGCAACGACTCCACTCCCGAACTCGATCCCGTCGATGGCTCCCCGGTGCGCGTGTACTCCATTTTGGAGGACATTACCGACCGCCTCAAGGCCGAGAAGGCGGCGGCGGAGGCGTCACGCACCGTCGTCACCATTTTGGAAAACGTCACCGACGCCTTCTTCGCGCTGGACAAGGAATTCCGATACACCTACGTCAATCGGCGAGGCGAGGAGATCACGCACAAAACGCGCGAGGAGCTGCTGGGGCGCCGGGTGTGGGATGTCTACCCCGACCTGATTGGATCGGTCTTTTACCACCAGTACTATCGGGCCATGGCAGGCGACGGCCCGGTCACGTTTGAGGAGTTCTACGCCGGATCCCAAACCTGGTACCGCGCGCACGCCTACGCCACCCCAGACGGACTGGCCGTCTACCTGCGCAATATCACCGCCGAGCGCCGGGCGGCGGAAGAGCGCGCCGCCACCGAGCAGCGGCAGCGCGAATTCATGCGCGATGTCCTCGCCAGCGTCACCAACGGCAAGCTGCACCTGTGTTTCAGTGACGCCGATCTGCCCGGCCCATGTCCCGATTGCACCGGCGTGACGCTCACACCCACCGAAGGATTACGCGCGCTGCGCCTCACCGCCGACGAAGCCGCCGGCGCGCAGGGCTTCAGCGACGATCGCCGGCACGACCTGGTCACCGCCGTCAGCGAAGCCGGCATGAACGCCATCGTCCACGCCGGCGGCGGCGTCGCCTGCGTCCGCACCCTCCCCGATCACATCGTGCAGGTCTGGATCGTCGACGAAGGCGCGGGCATCTCCGTCGAGAACCTGCCCCGGGCCACCCTCGAAAAAGGCTACACCACCGCTGGCACCCTCGGCCACGGCATGAAGATGATGCTCCGCTCCACCGACCGCGTTTACCTGCTCACCAGCCCCACCGGCACAACCGTCGTGCTCGAACAAGGCCCCAACTCCCAATCGCCGCTCCTGCAAAACGAATGGTGAGACGCCTCACTTCAACGTCCGCCCTCCGGCCCTTCGATCAGCGCCTCCGCCTGGCCCGCGTACTGGTCCAAGACACATTTCACGAACAGCAAAACAAGCACGTCATCTTTAATATTGCGAGACGTCCCTGCCGCCGCGAACCTCATCGCAGCTTGCCCAAAGCGACCTACCCCGCGCCACTGTCGAACGTGACACGAAAGACGACATCGACCTCTGCGGCTTCCTCCGTCACAACGCCGTAATGGATAACCACAACGATCTCATTCCAGCGGCGGACGGCCAATATCTCCGTGAAGCAGTCGCCGATTCTCATTTGCGCAATCTCACCGTTCGGAAAACACCCCGAGCGGCCGCCAGCGGCGGCCGCGCCAGTGGTTGCTGCGGCCACGGCGTGAGCGGAGAAAAGAATCCCAAAATATGAGCTGTAACAACAGCACAATGATGGCCGCTGGAACGATGAGCACGCCGTAGGAGAGATAACCAGCCAGGGCGAAGATGATTCGCGAACGCGATGTCTCGGGCAGGCGCCGAAGCGCCCCATGGCTGGGATTATGCCGGCCTTCGCGGAGATAATCGCGCGGCGTCCCATGCGTGTCCAGCGCCCAAACGCCCGACGATTTCCCATCGTCGGATTGGCAGAGGATGTCTTGCCGCCCGTCGCCGTTCACATCGAGAAAGCTGAAGTAAACCGGATGCCGCCCCCCGAGATAGGCGACCGCCACGTTGCCGCGATAGAACGTGCAGCCCGCGCCGGCGTGACGTCCCTGGAAGAAATCGTACTCCAGCCGGTCGGCGGAAATCCCTACGCGCCGCGAATCGATCCCATGCGTATCCGGGCCGTCATCGTCCGTCTCGATGAAACGGAATTGGAACCATGGGTCAACTGCCCGAATCGCAAATCCGCCGAAGAGCGAAAACAAAAGTACAGCAGCGTTCAATGACAAAGACATGAGGCGGACGTACTTCCAAAAACGCAGTCGACTCGGTCCAGTTCTATTGCTCGGATTGT from Capsulimonas corticalis harbors:
- a CDS encoding PAS domain S-box protein, whose amino-acid sequence is MTVPSSEDEEDGLDAAKRALAESERRYQTLFETMAQGVVYQDKNGRIISANPAAERMLGMTLEVMQGRTATDPRWRAVREDGSPFPDDERPSVRALRTGKPALGVITGFYHPELNETRWLRNDSTPELDPVDGSPVRVYSILEDITDRLKAEKAAAEASRTVVTILENVTDAFFALDKEFRYTYVNRRGEEITHKTREELLGRRVWDVYPDLIGSVFYHQYYRAMAGDGPVTFEEFYAGSQTWYRAHAYATPDGLAVYLRNITAERRAAEERAATEQRQREFMRDVLASVTNGKLHLCFSDADLPGPCPDCTGVTLTPTEGLRALRLTADEAAGAQGFSDDRRHDLVTAVSEAGMNAIVHAGGGVACVRTLPDHIVQVWIVDEGAGISVENLPRATLEKGYTTAGTLGHGMKMMLRSTDRVYLLTSPTGTTVVLEQGPNSQSPLLQNEW